CGGCCTGACCTCGACCATTTCGAGCAGCGTGCCAGGGGCGAATCGGTGAAGAACCGTCGTCCGCCGACCATCGCGACGGGACGGCCGAACACCCACGACGGGTGCTGTTATCCTGAGTTTCTGGTGACGGCCTGCGGCTGCCGGAGGCGCAGCGGGGCGGCCCCGAAACCATTGGGCCCCGGATAATCCGTACACACCACCATTTGAACAGAGATCCACATGATGTTATCCTGCCCTAGAAATGATGAGGTTTCGCGATCTGCCCCCGACTGCGGAAAATGCGCGGCGGTGGGCAGGCCCAAGGAGGCCGTTCAGCGTGCTAGTATTGGCGGTGTGTGCTGCGGTGCTGGCGGCGATGGTGCTTCTACCGGCGATCGCGCATGGTGGCGGGCTCTGTCGCGAGACACAGTGTCACACGGAGTGCCGTTGGTCCAACTACCATAAGCACTACGACCCGACTACGCGCAGCTACTACGTGCACCAAGACTACGAGTGCAGCCAATTTTGCAGAGAAGTTTACCGGCCATGCATTCCAGCGCCCGACTACTGCACGATCAATCCCAACGACACTTCATGTGCCCCGCCACCGGACCCCGTCCCTCCCCCGCAAGAACCTCCTTCAACGAGTAGCGCCGTAAGCGGCACTGATGGGTGGCACGTAGTTCTTTTCGACGTCCACGAATCATCACAGCACTGACGCTGCAGGGCAGGCTGGCGGAGCGGTACGGGGTGGCGTTGCACTATACCGGCGTGCCGCCGGTGGTGGAGCTAACCGGCCGGCTGATGGTGCGCGACCGGCGGTCAAGGCTGCGCCCTGGTGGTCGCGGCCGGGACCCTGACTCGGTAGCCCGCTCCTGACGTGCGCACCGTCGATGGCGTTGCGGGCTATCGCGTGCGCATGACACCGTTACGTTTTCCATGTAAATTACGATAACCCAGAAAAATAACGTTACGGTGTCTGATTCCCGCTGGCCGGCAGCGGCGCAGCGCTCCACGCGGCCACCAGGCGGCGCGGTCAGGCCGGTTCCGGTGGCGCCGGCTTGGTGATCGCAAACCGGCGCCAGCAGCGGAGCAACGAGGACAGGGGCATCGACGGCGCGCGCGGGCCGCTGATTGTGGACACAATTAACGGCCGCGCGGTATAAATTGGTGGCATGAGGTACTACATCGCAAACGGTGTCGGAGTGTGGCAAGCGATGCATTGGTCATGGCTAAACGTTTTCTTCCGGCACTTTGTGCCATACGTGGGGCCGATTGTATCGGTCGGCCCGCACTTGTTTCGGGCTTACCGGTGGTGGCGCGACAATCCGTCGCCTAAGCGTCGGTTCGCGAAGATCCATTCCTGTCTCGCGGTATATCGCATGCAGAAGCGTAGCCCACTCTTTGACTGGCGCGACTTGCGCCAGACGAGGCGGGAGCACCGCTCCCTGCTGCGCGCCGCGCGGAAAGAGGGTGTCAAGGTACCGGCGGAACTGCGCGGGTGCTTCCTGCGCGGTCTAATTGCTGTTACAAGGGGTCGGCGTGCCGAATAAGGTCGCCGATTATCGCAAGCGGGACGGGAAGTCTCGGGATTCGTTCTTTCCCGAGCCGCCCCGTACTGCTATGGTCCGGGTGAGACTGTCACCCGCAGAGTTGGCAGCTTGGAAGCGGGCCGCTGCGCTGGAAGGTCGTACGCTGTCGGAAATGATCCGGCACGCGTTGAACGATTACGGCGCACGGATAGCGCGGCGCAGCGCTCCACGCGCCAACCAGGCGTCCGCAGGCGCCGGGAAATAAAGCATAACTGCGCGGCAGGCCGGCTCCCACGTCGCCGGCTCGGTTCAAGGTCGCCCGGTGGTCGCAGCCCGGCGCCGGCAGCGGAGCGGCGCAGCTTGATGCCCAGGTCCGTCGCGGACTGATCGCTTGGCCGAACTCCTGCATCACCCGCGCGTAGATCTCCGGGAACGCCTGCATCGTGCCCCACAAGGCGGCGATGATCGCAATGTAGTAGATCCAGATCAACGAATCGTGGGAGGGGTGCTCCACACGTGACGCCAACGGCTGCGAATGTCTTCTCGGCCGTTGAGGTCGTGGTAGGCAGAGCCGTTCAGCCAGGCGATCCAGATGAGGCTGAACACCACGATAAACTCTCCAACCGAGCCCCAGCTCATGTGGTGGGCAAGGCGGTGAGCCGCAGCGGCGATCAGAACCACGTACACGAGGTCGTAGAAAAGCTCCAGAAACCCGACAGTTCGATTCTCGAGCCGATTCCGGGTCCCCGCGGTCGCTGCCAGAAGCGCATGAGGTTACGATACTTCGTGGACGATCTCCAAAACCAGGCCACGAACGCAAGGCTGGAATAAACAGGGCACCTGGTAGCGCCGGTATGATTACCTTGGAGCCGGGAGGGGACGGAATGAACGGAGCAGAGGGTTCCGACCCGGCGAGGTATGCCCCGCGGCACCGGAAGGTGGCGCGGGGGCTGGTGGCGGTGGCGCTGGTGGCGGGGATGGCGCCGCATGTGGGAGCGCAGACGTTGCGGGACACGGTCGCCATGACGATGAGGGTACCGGAGCATGCCCGTGTGCAGCGCTATGCCGAGTACTACGCGGCGTCGAGGCAGCGCCCGTGGATGCGTGAGGTGATGCAGCGGGTCTGGTTCTACGGCGGCCATATCCTGGGCCAGGTCGAAGACAGGAACCTGCCGCCGGAGCTGATCTTTCTGCCGGTGATCGAATCGGGCTATGAGAGCACGGCGGCCTCGCCGATGGGAGCGGTGGGGCTGTGGCAACTGATGGGGAGAACCGCGCGGGAGCACGGACTGGACACGGGCGGAGTGGTCGATGAACGGCGAGACTTCTGGAAAGCGACGGAAGTGGCATTGGGCATCCTGCAGGCGAACTACGACGAACATGGCAGCTGGGAGATGGCTTTGGCGGCGTACAACGCCGGATCGGGGCGGGTACGAGCCGCGGTAAGGCGCAGCGGGACGGACGATTTCTGGGAGCTGCGCGAGCAGGGGTACCTGCCGAGGGAAACGAGGGAGTACGTCCCGCGCTACTACGGGTTGCTGGCGGCGCTGCGCAGCCTTCCGGAGAAAGAATGGCCGCAGCTGGCCGGCCAGCCGCGGTGGCGCCGTACGGCGGTGCCCGAAGGGGTGGAACTGAGACAGTTGGGCGAGCGCGCCGGTGTGCCGGAAGGAGTCCTGGAATGGGCCAACGCGGAGTTGGGTGATGGCGTGACGCCCGCGGTGGGAGACCGGGAGGGATACCTGATCAAGGTGCCGAACAGGTACTACGAGCGGATCGGAGCGGTACTGTCCTTGAACAGCCGAGGAGGAACAGCAGTGGCCAAGCTGCATCCGTATGTGCAGGTGCCGAGTGCTCACTGATGGAGGAACGGAACTGCCGTCATCGACATCGCCGTCAACTGCGATGGAGCGCAGGCCGGAAGCGCAGGCCTCTCCCACTACCTTCGGAGGTACGGCCCCCACCGGCCCGACCAGGAAAGTGCACGGCGGTATCGGGCAGGATAGGGAAGGTGCCGGACCTGGGGCTCGGCTATCAGGTCAGCGGCGCTGATCCTGATAGCGGGCGATGGCGCGGTTGAGTTGGAGTTCGCCGGCGGTGGGAGCGGACGGGATGTCGAGGCGTAAGGTATGGCCGTCGGGCCAGGTGAGGGCGACCTTAAGGCGTTCGATGGTGAGCACCCAGGGTTCGGCACCGACGGCGTGGGGAGGCAGGATGCCGTCCTCGACCATGCGCTTGGAGTTGGTCGGGAGAGCGGCCTGGAGGGCCTCGGCGCCGCCGAGATGGACCAGGCGCTCCAGGCCGCCGCGCACGACCTCGGCCACAGCCTTGCGAGCGGTCATCGGGGCATCGCCGGGGAGCACATCGCCGGTCACCGAGTTCACCAGCGAGTGCACCGGCTCGGGCGTGGACGCCGCGTCAAGGCTGCTTCTGGAGCGTCACCTCGGCGCTGCCGACCAGGACCTGCAGCGCGTCCCCCATCACCGTCAGGGTAGCCCCCGTATCAGTCACGGCGACCGAGTAGCTGAGCTCGTGCGGACCCGCAATGAGCGCGATCTCCTGCGGGGTCATCGCTATCCCGTTCGTGGTGGCGGCGGTGATCGTAGCGGTGATTGTCGTCGCCGTTACCGAGATGGTGCCGGAATAGACCCTGTCGAAGATATCTGGGCTCACCGTGAGGCTGAAGCTGTAGTCTGCTTCCACCGTCAACTCGATCATCGGGGGGCCAGCGGTCGACCAAGTACCGTGGAGCGGCGGGTAGACACCTGGATCGCTGCGGCCCAGCAGGGCCATGCCGACCATGTCGACGTGCGCCTTGGCGTCGGCGGACAGGATCTTTGCCGCTCCGGAGCCCGGGTAGTGGGCACAGTAGGGACTGGTGGGATCGTGAGTGTTGCCGTCGCCGGCGGCGATGCGCATCAGGCGGCAGTCCAGGGTCTCCCACCACTGGCCTACGCTCGTGTATCCGCCGTCACCGTAGATCTCGGCGGCCGCGGAGTTCACTTTCGCCTTGGTGGCGTCGTCCAACTGTGCGTACATCTTCTTGGCGGCGGTCGCCTGATCTGGCGTGGCCTGGTCGCCGTAGAGGGCGGCGACCATCTGATAGGCGGTCAAAACGTTCCACCAGCGCATCGCATACTCGACATCGGGAGTGGCCTTCGGCTTCTCCATACCCGGTTGGGTACAGGCGGTCAGCCCGGCAAGGATGAGCAGGGAAATAGCGACCGCGAGGTGCCCGACACCGCATGACGACCGTAGCCTACCTGTTGTTCCGGCGCAGCGTCAAAGCGCGGGTCCGCGGCGCGGACGGGCATGATAGTGGTCCCCCACGAGGTGCTCCCTGGCAGCAGTGACCGAGGACCCGGCGGTCAACCGAAGGTGCGGCGCGGCACGGACTCGTAGTGCCGCCGCGCCTTCACGTCGCGCCGACGCGGTCTGGCGGAGGTCGTCGCCTCGACGAACACCCGGCGGCCGGCACCAAGGGCAGGGATCACCGACCACACCGGGCGTGTTCGACTCGCGGCCAGGGAGCTGAGGGCCCGCGCGGCATCGGCACCACTGAGACTGCAATCACGATCTCGGCGGAGCAGCCGAGCGTTCCGATAGTTGAGATATGGAAAGCAGACGCTTCTGGTGGGTGTGGCGCCTACAGGTGTTGATCCCGCTGGCACTCATCAGCCTTGCTGCCACGGCGTCCGCCCAGACACTGACGGTGACCGTCGATATCCCTGACAGATACAAGCGTTCAGCCAGTGAGAAGTGCCAGCTTGATGAGGGCACGCGAGCCATGTTCATCATGAGGTTCACCCCGGCGCTCGATCGGTACTTGCATATCGGATACCGACTTCTGATCGATAACAGGATTGTCGAGGAAGGAGCTTCCGTGAGCAATCCAAAGGGAAGTCAGATAGCGTCGGATACGTTCGTATGGGACATGGAAGACACCGTCCACGAACCTGACGGAGTCCACGAGTACCAGCTGGAGCTGCTGGATGCGAATACGAAGAGACATGATTATGTCGTGGGCACTCCGCGTTCCCGGAAGGTAACGGTGTGCGACAACGACGAACCGCCGCCGCCCCCGCCGGTCGTGGCCTTCGCCACGGCGAGTTCGGAGGTGAGCGAGGGAGCGGGAACGAAGAACGTGGCGGTGACCGTAGATCCTGCGCCGCAGTCGGGGATCACGCTGAGCTACAGCGCAGCCGGCGCGGCAAAAGCCGGCAGCGACTATCGCTTGCCGGGCACGGTGACGGTGGCGCCAGGTGTGAGCAGAGTGAATATCCCGATCACCATCATCGACGACGAAATCGAGGACAGCGGCGAGACGGTGGTGTTGACGCTCTCCGGTGGGGACGGCTACACGGTCGGCAGCCTGTCCCGGCACACCCTCACCATTACGAACGACGACGAGTCGCCGGAGGCGAGCTTCGCAGCAGCGAGTTCGACGGCGGAAGAGGGAGCGGGATTGCATGACATCCGGATCGACCTGAGTCCGCCTCCGGCCTCTGGGATCACGATCGGGTACGGAGTTGGCGGCAGCGCCGCGGCGGGCAGCGACTACACGAGCTTGTCGGGATCGGTGACGGTGCCGGCGGGCACGAGCAGGGTGAGCATTCCGGTGACGATCACCGACGACAGCGAGGTCGAGGGCAGCGAGACGGTGGTGCTGACGCTGACCGGAGGCACGGGCTACACGGTAGGGAGTGCAGGCGGGCACACCTTGACCATCACCGACAACGACGACCCGCCACCGCCACCGCCACCGCCACCACCGCAGCCGGAGGCGACGTTCGCGGCAGCGAGTTCGACGGCGGGCGAGGGAGCGGGGTTGCATGACATCGAGATCGACCTGAGCCCGCCGCCGGTCGCGGGGATCACGATCGGGTACGGAGTTGGCGGCAGCGCAGCGGCGGGCAGCGACTACACGAGCTTGTCGGGATCGGTGACGGTGCCGGCGGGCGCGAGCAGGGTGATTCTTCCGGTGACGATCGCCGACGACGACGAGGTGGAGAGCAGCGAGACGGTGGAGCTGACGCTGACCGGAGGCACGGGCTACACGGTAGGGAGAGCAGGCAGGCACACCTTGACCATCACCGACAACGACACACCGCCACCACCGCCACCGCCCATCACCGATAGCGGCACTCGACCAGCGGCCACGCCAGTCACGCCGCCGGCGGTTGCGGTGACCGTCTCCATCTCGGACGCCACCGCCGAGGAGGGCGAGCAGGTGACCTTTACGGTGCGCAGCGAGCCGGCGGCCAGTTCTCCGCTGACGTTGTCCTGGACGGTGGCTGATGGTTCAGCGGTAGCCGGCGAGGACTACTCCGAAAGTTCCGGTGGTACGGTTACGATCTCCGCCGGAGCCAGTACGGCAACTGTCCAGGTGGCCACGACCGACGATCGTATCGACGAGGGCGACGAGACCTTCACGGTGACGCTGTCCGATGATCTGCCTGTCGGTGTGAGTTT
This is a stretch of genomic DNA from Spirochaetaceae bacterium. It encodes these proteins:
- a CDS encoding transglycosylase SLT domain-containing protein is translated as MNGAEGSDPARYAPRHRKVARGLVAVALVAGMAPHVGAQTLRDTVAMTMRVPEHARVQRYAEYYAASRQRPWMREVMQRVWFYGGHILGQVEDRNLPPELIFLPVIESGYESTAASPMGAVGLWQLMGRTAREHGLDTGGVVDERRDFWKATEVALGILQANYDEHGSWEMALAAYNAGSGRVRAAVRRSGTDDFWELREQGYLPRETREYVPRYYGLLAALRSLPEKEWPQLAGQPRWRRTAVPEGVELRQLGERAGVPEGVLEWANAELGDGVTPAVGDREGYLIKVPNRYYERIGAVLSLNSRGGTAVAKLHPYVQVPSAH
- a CDS encoding low temperature requirement protein A; the protein is MELFYDLVYVVLIAAAAHRLAHHMSWGSVGEFIVVFSLIWIAWLNGSAYHDLNGREDIRSRWRHVWSTPPTIR